A single Blastococcus colisei DNA region contains:
- a CDS encoding MarR family winged helix-turn-helix transcriptional regulator → MAGEDEHSGAAPLTKADFEALARFRFGIRRYLRFSEEIVRRHGLTPQQYQLLLALKGFPGRDWATVGELADRLQLRHHSVVELVNRAQSQELVERAAHPDDARSVRVLLTAEGERVLGRLGALHRNELQRLDTVLAPPDWHTTG, encoded by the coding sequence GTGGCGGGCGAGGACGAGCACTCCGGCGCCGCGCCGTTGACCAAGGCGGATTTCGAGGCGCTGGCCCGCTTCCGGTTCGGTATCCGGCGCTACCTGCGTTTCAGCGAGGAGATCGTGCGCCGGCACGGGCTGACTCCCCAGCAGTACCAGCTGCTGCTGGCGCTCAAGGGCTTTCCCGGGCGGGACTGGGCCACGGTCGGCGAGCTCGCCGACCGGCTGCAGCTGCGGCACCACAGCGTCGTCGAGCTGGTGAACCGGGCGCAGTCCCAGGAGCTCGTCGAGCGGGCCGCGCATCCCGACGACGCGCGCTCGGTCCGCGTGCTGCTCACCGCCGAGGGGGAGCGGGTGCTGGGCCGGCTCGGCGCGCTGCACCGGAACGAACTCCAGCGCCTGGACACGGTCCTGGCCCCGCCGGACTGGCACACGACCGGTTGA
- a CDS encoding universal stress protein: protein MSSPADRPPVVVPVPTASEDALDWAAAEAAARGLSLRLVHPFRTPLPVDPFGLAPPADVPPPRTTAAQLLDDALRRARAVAADLVVETALVPGSTRRVLLHESRTAGLLVLGGHSSDPFSRVRAVRARLRLAAVAACPVTVVGALPRAAGPRPSPRVVVGIDGTPTSGAAVGFAVRAARQRGIALAVVHAWTADPPADLEGVCACRVATEADALRLVDRTLAPWRAEFPDVPVTADVRSSDAASALVAVSDGAALVVLGAPGRHPLTRGFGAVGPAVLARVGSPVVVVGHEGWGTATTRRGVRRLSSR, encoded by the coding sequence ATGAGCAGCCCGGCGGACCGTCCGCCGGTGGTCGTGCCGGTTCCCACCGCTTCCGAGGACGCCCTCGACTGGGCTGCGGCCGAGGCTGCGGCCCGAGGCCTGTCGCTGCGTCTGGTGCACCCGTTCCGCACCCCGCTCCCGGTGGACCCCTTCGGACTCGCACCGCCGGCCGACGTCCCACCACCACGCACCACGGCGGCGCAGCTGCTCGACGACGCGCTGAGACGGGCCCGGGCGGTCGCCGCCGACCTCGTGGTGGAGACGGCCCTGGTGCCGGGCTCGACCCGGCGGGTCCTGCTGCACGAGAGCCGGACGGCGGGACTGCTCGTGCTCGGCGGCCACTCCTCCGATCCGTTCAGCCGGGTCCGGGCCGTGCGCGCCAGGCTGCGGCTCGCGGCCGTCGCTGCGTGCCCGGTCACCGTGGTGGGCGCCCTCCCCCGGGCCGCCGGGCCGCGACCGTCCCCCCGGGTCGTCGTGGGCATCGACGGCACGCCCACCTCCGGCGCGGCGGTCGGGTTCGCCGTCCGGGCGGCGCGTCAGCGGGGCATCGCGCTGGCGGTCGTGCACGCGTGGACCGCCGACCCGCCCGCAGACCTCGAAGGGGTCTGCGCCTGCCGCGTCGCGACCGAGGCCGACGCGCTCCGGCTGGTGGACCGGACGCTGGCCCCGTGGCGGGCGGAGTTCCCCGACGTGCCGGTGACGGCGGACGTGCGATCGAGCGACGCCGCCTCGGCGCTGGTCGCCGTCTCCGACGGTGCCGCACTCGTCGTGCTGGGTGCCCCCGGCCGGCATCCGCTGACCAGGGGCTTCGGAGCGGTGGGCCCGGCCGTGCTGGCCAGGGTCGGTAGCCCCGTCGTGGTCGTGGGCCACGAGGGGTGGGGTACGGCGACCACGCGCCGTGGGGTGCGCCGCCTCTCCAGCCGGTGA
- a CDS encoding GNAT family N-acetyltransferase, whose amino-acid sequence MMPRLRTTASRVDVRRAGPDDAATVLLMVREIAAHEGDVSDVASDVDTWTAMLARPDVVVLLAERDGEPAGYVSAVRRLHLWLGRDILGLDDLFVRKGYRSAGVGRLLMTELAALAAPEQLAVRWEVREDNVAAHRFYRRLGAELRTKVVAFWRP is encoded by the coding sequence ATGATGCCGCGCCTGCGTACGACGGCCAGTCGGGTCGACGTCCGGCGCGCCGGCCCCGACGACGCCGCCACCGTCCTGCTGATGGTCCGCGAGATCGCGGCGCACGAGGGGGACGTCAGCGACGTCGCGAGCGACGTCGACACCTGGACGGCGATGCTCGCCCGGCCGGACGTCGTCGTACTGCTCGCCGAGCGGGACGGCGAGCCGGCCGGCTACGTGTCCGCCGTCCGCCGGCTGCACCTGTGGCTGGGGCGCGACATCCTCGGCCTGGACGACCTGTTCGTGCGGAAGGGCTACCGGAGCGCCGGCGTCGGCCGGCTGCTCATGACGGAGCTGGCCGCCCTGGCCGCGCCCGAGCAGCTGGCCGTCCGGTGGGAGGTGCGCGAGGACAACGTGGCCGCGCACCGCTTCTACCGGCGACTGGGCGCCGAGCTGCGCACCAAGGTCGTGGCCTTCTGGCGACCGTGA
- a CDS encoding NAD+ synthase, whose protein sequence is MSDQRTRQLRVGLAQIDTRVGDIAGNAELVTTWTAKAAEDGIHLVVFPEMTLTGYPPEDLVLRESFGHASEQAVADLARTLAEQGLGDVAVVVGYLAHSPDGAPGPAAATPDGEREDDAELPGDANPRTGTPRNAAALLHGGRVVAHYYKRHLPNYGVFDEARYFVPGTELPVVRLHGVDVALTICEDLWVEGGPCGVAGQAGVDLVVSPNASPYERAKDDLRLPMVRRRAAEARAPIVYCNQVGGQDELVFDGDSMIVAADGALLARAPQFVAHLLTVDLTVDPSVAPERRDGRIGPMTVTRHTVSEEPVPAFEPRTGTVADPLSDCEEVWRALVLGLRDFIDKNGFPSVVLGLSGGIDSAVVAVLAADALGADRVHGVGLPSKWSSEHSLADAEDLATRVGLHYSVVPIAPMVDAFHGAAELTGVAAENLQARVRGTLLMGLSNQHGHLLLTTGNKSEVAVGYSTLYGDSAGGFAPIKDVPKTLVWELARWRNAHARECGETEPVPQNSIDKPPSAELAPGQQDSDSLPSYEELDAVVVDYVDRDLGMAELLERGHGPEVVARVLRLVDAAEFKRRQSAPGTKISLKAFGRDRRLPITNRWRETLPTVREGVEHA, encoded by the coding sequence GTGAGCGATCAGCGAACGAGGCAGCTCAGGGTGGGCCTGGCCCAGATCGACACCCGCGTCGGTGACATCGCGGGCAACGCGGAGCTGGTGACCACCTGGACGGCGAAGGCCGCCGAGGACGGCATCCATCTCGTGGTGTTCCCCGAGATGACGCTGACCGGCTACCCGCCGGAGGACCTGGTGCTGCGCGAGTCGTTCGGGCACGCCAGCGAGCAGGCCGTCGCAGACCTGGCCCGCACGCTGGCCGAGCAGGGCCTGGGAGACGTCGCCGTCGTCGTCGGGTACCTGGCGCACAGCCCGGACGGCGCCCCGGGACCGGCCGCTGCGACGCCCGACGGCGAACGGGAGGACGACGCCGAGCTGCCGGGCGACGCCAACCCCCGCACCGGCACCCCCCGCAACGCCGCGGCCCTGCTGCACGGCGGGCGGGTCGTGGCCCACTACTACAAGCGGCACCTGCCCAACTACGGCGTCTTCGACGAGGCGCGGTACTTCGTGCCGGGCACGGAGCTGCCGGTCGTCCGGCTGCACGGCGTCGACGTCGCGCTGACCATCTGCGAGGACCTCTGGGTCGAGGGCGGCCCGTGCGGCGTCGCCGGTCAGGCCGGAGTCGACCTCGTCGTCTCCCCCAACGCCTCGCCCTACGAGCGGGCCAAGGACGACCTGCGGCTGCCGATGGTGCGCCGGCGGGCGGCCGAGGCGCGGGCCCCGATCGTCTACTGCAACCAGGTCGGCGGGCAGGACGAACTCGTCTTCGACGGCGACTCGATGATCGTCGCCGCCGACGGGGCGCTGCTGGCGCGCGCGCCGCAGTTCGTCGCGCACCTGCTCACCGTCGACCTGACGGTCGACCCGTCGGTCGCCCCCGAGCGCCGGGACGGCCGCATCGGGCCGATGACCGTCACCCGGCACACCGTGTCGGAGGAGCCGGTGCCCGCCTTCGAACCGCGCACCGGCACGGTCGCGGACCCGCTCAGCGACTGCGAGGAGGTCTGGCGGGCGCTGGTCCTGGGCCTGCGGGACTTCATCGACAAGAACGGCTTCCCCTCGGTCGTGCTGGGCCTCTCGGGCGGCATCGACTCCGCGGTGGTCGCCGTCCTCGCCGCCGACGCGCTCGGAGCCGACCGCGTGCACGGGGTGGGACTGCCGTCGAAGTGGTCCAGTGAGCACTCCCTCGCCGACGCCGAGGACCTCGCGACGCGGGTCGGCCTGCACTACTCGGTGGTGCCGATCGCACCGATGGTCGACGCCTTCCACGGGGCCGCCGAGCTGACCGGCGTCGCTGCGGAGAACCTCCAGGCCCGGGTGCGGGGCACGCTGCTCATGGGGCTGTCGAACCAGCACGGGCACCTGCTGCTGACCACGGGCAACAAGAGCGAGGTCGCCGTCGGGTACTCGACGCTCTACGGCGACTCCGCCGGTGGTTTCGCGCCGATCAAGGACGTGCCCAAGACCCTGGTGTGGGAGCTGGCGCGCTGGCGCAACGCCCATGCCCGCGAGTGCGGGGAGACCGAGCCGGTCCCGCAGAACTCCATCGACAAGCCGCCGTCGGCCGAGCTCGCACCGGGCCAGCAGGACAGCGACTCGCTGCCGTCCTACGAGGAGCTCGACGCCGTGGTCGTCGACTACGTCGACCGCGACCTCGGGATGGCCGAGCTGCTCGAGCGCGGGCATGGCCCCGAGGTGGTGGCCCGGGTCCTCCGTCTGGTGGACGCCGCGGAGTTCAAGCGCCGCCAGTCGGCGCCAGGAACGAAGATCAGCCTGAAGGCGTTCGGCCGCGACCGGCGCCTCCCGATCACCAACCGGTGGCGGGAGACCCTGCCCACCGTCCGCGAAGGAGTAGAGCACGCATGA
- the panB gene encoding 3-methyl-2-oxobutanoate hydroxymethyltransferase encodes MTESVVYGGQSSARVRVHHLQQAKERGEKWAMLTAYDTYSAAIFEEAGIPVLLVGDSSGNVVLGYSSTVPVTVDDLLVMTKAVTRSTRRPLIVGDLPFGSYESGPQQAFDTAVRFLKEGGAQAVKLEGGARVAPQIKLLHDAGIPVMAHIGFTPQSENALGGFRVQGRGAGAEQLLADAHAVQEAGAFAVVLEMVPAEIAGQVTKELSIPTIGIGAGVDCDAQVLVWPDMAGLNGGRVPKFVKKYADLRGELLRATREFADEVHNGVFPGPEHSFE; translated from the coding sequence ATGACTGAGTCGGTCGTCTACGGCGGGCAGTCCTCCGCGCGCGTCCGCGTGCACCACCTGCAGCAGGCCAAGGAGCGGGGCGAGAAGTGGGCGATGCTCACCGCCTACGACACCTACAGCGCGGCCATCTTCGAGGAGGCCGGGATCCCGGTGCTCCTGGTGGGCGACTCGTCGGGCAACGTCGTCCTCGGGTACAGCAGCACCGTCCCCGTCACGGTGGACGATCTCCTCGTCATGACCAAGGCGGTGACCCGCTCGACCAGGCGTCCGCTGATCGTCGGCGACCTACCGTTCGGCAGCTACGAGTCCGGCCCGCAGCAGGCGTTCGACACCGCCGTCCGGTTCCTGAAGGAGGGCGGCGCGCAGGCGGTCAAGCTCGAGGGCGGTGCGCGGGTCGCGCCCCAGATCAAGCTGCTGCACGACGCCGGCATCCCGGTGATGGCACACATCGGTTTCACGCCGCAGAGCGAGAACGCCCTCGGCGGCTTCCGGGTGCAGGGCCGCGGCGCCGGCGCCGAGCAGCTGCTCGCCGACGCGCACGCGGTCCAGGAGGCCGGGGCGTTCGCCGTCGTCCTGGAGATGGTGCCTGCCGAGATCGCCGGCCAGGTCACCAAGGAGCTGTCCATCCCGACCATCGGCATCGGCGCCGGCGTCGACTGCGACGCCCAGGTGCTGGTCTGGCCGGACATGGCCGGGCTCAACGGCGGCCGGGTGCCGAAGTTCGTGAAGAAGTACGCCGACCTGCGCGGGGAGCTGCTGCGGGCCACCCGCGAGTTCGCCGACGAGGTGCACAACGGCGTGTTCCCGGGGCCCGAGCACTCCTTCGAGTAG
- a CDS encoding ester cyclase yields MAIEDNKDVVRRLVEECVNAHRAELLSDFVGHDVHVHPGTPGAAPDTVGLDALREAFHGFRASFPDLRIRLDHLLAEDDLVAARWTATGTHTGALAGIEPTGAHVRWGGTDIYRLSGGKVVEWWRNDDFVWLLHQVGRDVASAVP; encoded by the coding sequence ATGGCCATCGAGGACAACAAGGACGTCGTCCGGCGTCTGGTCGAGGAGTGCGTGAACGCGCACCGAGCGGAACTGTTGTCGGACTTCGTCGGCCACGACGTCCACGTGCATCCCGGGACGCCGGGCGCAGCACCCGACACCGTGGGCCTCGATGCTCTTCGCGAGGCCTTCCACGGCTTTCGCGCCAGCTTCCCGGACCTCCGCATCCGCCTCGACCACCTGCTCGCCGAGGATGATCTGGTCGCCGCCCGGTGGACCGCGACCGGCACGCACACCGGTGCGCTGGCGGGGATTGAGCCGACGGGGGCGCACGTCCGCTGGGGCGGGACGGACATCTACCGGCTGTCCGGTGGCAAGGTCGTCGAGTGGTGGCGCAACGACGATTTCGTCTGGCTGCTGCACCAGGTCGGCCGGGACGTCGCGTCTGCCGTCCCGTAG
- a CDS encoding glycosyltransferase, with the protein MRVLFVASPMVGHVLPLLPLARAFCAAGHEVLLGTGPEGMSAARSGGLEVRDVAPGLTVGPSFGKVALRHPVLAVRGADGRDRGTRFVGMLFAGLAARMVDGVGALAEEWAPDLVVQEPFAVAGGVVAAFRRVPVALVNMTLFDAEELFASTVSALGSATRVPPPAEVLNLAPAGLVEPASGRPLRFVPEAGGNTPAPPDLTRPGERPRIVVSRSTVADPRPDRLMSNVVAAAADADVDVVLARPDKRVAGRPLPANVRATDWLPFPAVFPAAAGAVHHGGAGTLLTALTAGIPQLLVPGAGDRRVNGELLARSGAGLAVPVDRITARDLERLATDDALAAAARVLAAQIAAMPDPAEVIDDLVALTR; encoded by the coding sequence GTGCGTGTCCTGTTCGTCGCCTCCCCGATGGTGGGGCACGTCCTGCCGTTGCTCCCGCTCGCCCGCGCTTTCTGCGCCGCCGGGCACGAGGTCCTGCTGGGCACCGGCCCGGAGGGCATGTCCGCCGCGCGGTCGGGCGGTCTCGAGGTCCGCGACGTCGCACCGGGCCTGACGGTGGGCCCCTCGTTCGGCAAGGTCGCCCTGCGGCACCCGGTGCTGGCCGTGCGCGGGGCCGACGGCCGGGACCGGGGCACCCGCTTCGTGGGCATGCTGTTCGCCGGCCTCGCCGCTCGGATGGTCGACGGTGTGGGGGCACTGGCCGAGGAGTGGGCGCCCGACCTCGTCGTCCAGGAGCCGTTCGCCGTTGCCGGAGGCGTCGTCGCGGCGTTCCGCCGCGTCCCTGTGGCGCTGGTCAACATGACGCTGTTCGACGCCGAGGAGCTGTTCGCCTCGACGGTGTCAGCACTGGGATCGGCGACACGGGTACCGCCCCCGGCCGAGGTGCTGAACCTGGCCCCAGCTGGCCTGGTGGAGCCGGCGTCGGGGCGTCCGTTGCGCTTCGTCCCGGAGGCCGGCGGGAACACTCCGGCGCCGCCGGACCTGACCCGGCCCGGCGAACGGCCGCGGATCGTGGTCAGCCGGAGCACCGTGGCCGATCCTCGTCCCGACCGGCTGATGAGCAACGTGGTGGCTGCCGCCGCGGACGCCGACGTCGACGTGGTACTGGCCCGCCCCGACAAGCGGGTGGCCGGCCGCCCCCTACCGGCCAACGTGCGGGCGACGGACTGGCTGCCCTTCCCCGCCGTCTTCCCGGCGGCCGCCGGCGCCGTGCACCACGGCGGCGCCGGCACGCTCCTCACGGCGCTGACCGCCGGGATCCCCCAGCTGCTCGTGCCCGGGGCCGGCGACCGTCGCGTGAACGGTGAGCTGCTCGCCCGCAGCGGCGCCGGGCTGGCGGTGCCGGTCGACCGCATCACCGCCCGCGACCTGGAGCGGCTGGCCACCGACGATGCCCTGGCCGCCGCCGCACGGGTGCTGGCCGCCCAGATCGCGGCGATGCCGGACCCTGCCGAGGTCATCGACGACCTGGTGGCCCTGACGCGCTGA
- a CDS encoding DUF2784 domain-containing protein encodes MLLANAVAVLHAAAVLFMLTGSLLALRWPRVLWLHVPVSLAILGLYLTGSDCPLTTWELALRERAGEPGYRGGFIGHYITEPLGFPIEATSTQVGIYVVAFVPNLIGYGLLLSRHAVRTPV; translated from the coding sequence GTGCTGCTCGCGAACGCCGTGGCGGTGCTGCACGCCGCTGCGGTGCTGTTCATGCTCACCGGCTCGCTGCTCGCGCTGCGATGGCCGCGCGTGCTGTGGCTGCACGTGCCGGTCAGTCTGGCGATCCTCGGCCTGTACCTCACCGGCTCCGACTGCCCGCTGACGACCTGGGAGCTCGCGCTTCGGGAGCGCGCAGGTGAGCCCGGCTACCGCGGCGGCTTCATCGGGCACTACATCACCGAGCCGCTGGGGTTTCCGATCGAGGCGACGTCCACCCAGGTCGGCATCTACGTCGTGGCGTTCGTGCCCAACCTGATCGGCTACGGCCTGCTCCTGAGCAGGCACGCCGTTCGCACGCCGGTCTGA
- a CDS encoding helical backbone metal receptor, with protein MTSTDDRGTAYEGAPPRRVVSLVPSLTEAIAATDAALLAGATDWCTHPAGLDVARVGGTKWPDVSRVVQLRPDLVIANAEENRDEDVVALRAAGIPVWVTAPATVAQALDSLGRLCAVLDRPDPGWLTRAREIWADPPRLPEVRAVVPVWRRPWMVLGRDTFAGDLLARLGVRNVFAGSPDRYPKLAPGDLADVDADLVVFPDEPYAFAPDDGPEAWPQARPVFVSGRHLTWYGPSLVEAPQVLLVQLRG; from the coding sequence GTGACCTCGACCGACGACCGGGGGACGGCGTACGAGGGTGCGCCGCCCCGCCGGGTCGTGTCGCTCGTCCCGTCGCTGACCGAGGCGATCGCAGCCACCGACGCCGCCCTGCTGGCCGGCGCCACGGACTGGTGCACGCACCCGGCCGGTCTCGACGTCGCCCGGGTCGGCGGCACCAAGTGGCCGGACGTGTCGCGAGTGGTCCAGTTGCGCCCCGATCTCGTGATCGCCAACGCCGAGGAGAACCGGGACGAGGACGTCGTCGCGTTGCGGGCCGCCGGCATCCCGGTCTGGGTCACCGCGCCGGCCACGGTCGCCCAGGCGCTGGACTCCCTCGGCCGGCTGTGCGCCGTCCTCGACCGTCCGGACCCGGGCTGGCTGACGCGGGCCCGCGAGATCTGGGCCGATCCGCCGCGGCTGCCGGAGGTGCGGGCCGTCGTCCCGGTCTGGCGGCGGCCGTGGATGGTGCTGGGCCGCGACACCTTCGCGGGCGACCTCCTGGCGCGCCTCGGCGTCCGGAACGTCTTCGCCGGGTCCCCGGACCGGTACCCGAAGCTCGCGCCGGGTGACCTCGCGGATGTGGACGCCGACCTGGTGGTCTTCCCCGACGAGCCGTACGCGTTCGCCCCGGATGACGGCCCCGAGGCATGGCCGCAGGCGCGTCCGGTGTTCGTCAGCGGACGGCACCTCACCTGGTACGGGCCGTCGCTGGTCGAGGCGCCGCAGGTCCTGCTCGTGCAGCTCCGGGGCTGA
- the npdG gene encoding NADPH-dependent F420 reductase, producing MSDGRTVEDLVIGVLGGTGPQGRGLAVRLAAAGQRILLGSRDAERASEVAAEVAQRATTAAGGTEVSVQGGSNVDVAGAADLVIVAVPYAGHADTLAELATPLAGKIVVDCVVPMGFDELGAYVLDVADGSVAQQAAALLPDSHVVGAFHHLSAVLLEDLSRPTLDGDVMVVGDDRASMDTVQALASRLPGMRGIYAGRLRNARQVEALTVNLVSVNRRYKVHAGVRITDV from the coding sequence GTGTCTGACGGACGCACGGTCGAGGATCTGGTCATCGGGGTGCTGGGCGGCACCGGCCCGCAGGGGCGCGGTCTGGCCGTCCGGCTGGCCGCCGCCGGACAGCGGATCCTCCTGGGCAGCCGGGACGCCGAGCGCGCGTCGGAGGTGGCCGCCGAGGTCGCACAGCGTGCCACCACGGCCGCCGGTGGGACCGAGGTCTCCGTCCAGGGCGGCTCGAACGTCGACGTCGCGGGCGCCGCCGACCTGGTGATCGTCGCCGTCCCGTACGCCGGCCACGCCGACACGCTCGCCGAGCTGGCCACGCCACTGGCCGGGAAGATCGTCGTCGACTGCGTGGTCCCCATGGGCTTCGACGAGCTCGGCGCCTACGTCCTCGACGTCGCCGACGGCAGCGTCGCCCAGCAGGCCGCGGCACTGCTGCCCGACAGCCACGTCGTCGGGGCGTTCCACCACCTGTCCGCCGTCCTGTTGGAGGACCTCTCCCGCCCGACTCTCGACGGCGACGTGATGGTCGTCGGCGACGACCGCGCCTCGATGGACACCGTCCAGGCGCTGGCCAGCCGGCTGCCCGGGATGCGGGGCATCTACGCCGGCCGGCTCCGCAACGCCCGGCAGGTCGAGGCGCTGACGGTCAACCTCGTGTCGGTCAACCGCCGGTACAAGGTGCACGCCGGCGTCCGGATCACCGACGTCTGA
- a CDS encoding cupin domain-containing protein, translating into MSHVDPALVDVRPLADHPLVSNGATSKLRMVAPGSVTAGRYGLVEYHVAPHSPGAAPHFHQTFSESFYILSGQLTVYHAGSWDPLGPGDYALVHEGGAHGFRNDSDEWTSFLILFAPGIAREQFFLEMAELRRSGRTLSPEEMTAFYARHDQVMVDG; encoded by the coding sequence ATGTCCCACGTCGATCCCGCCCTCGTCGACGTCCGCCCGCTGGCCGACCACCCGCTGGTGTCCAACGGCGCGACGAGCAAGCTGCGCATGGTCGCGCCCGGCTCGGTCACGGCCGGGCGCTACGGCCTGGTCGAGTACCACGTGGCACCGCACAGCCCGGGAGCTGCGCCGCACTTCCACCAGACCTTCTCGGAGTCCTTCTACATCCTGTCGGGGCAGCTGACCGTCTACCACGCGGGCTCGTGGGATCCGTTGGGACCGGGCGACTACGCGCTGGTCCACGAGGGCGGCGCGCACGGCTTCCGCAACGACAGCGACGAATGGACGTCGTTCCTCATCCTGTTCGCCCCCGGTATCGCCCGGGAGCAGTTCTTCCTGGAGATGGCCGAGCTGCGCCGCAGCGGCCGCACCCTCTCGCCGGAGGAGATGACCGCCTTCTACGCCCGGCACGACCAGGTGATGGTCGACGGCTGA
- a CDS encoding GGDEF domain-containing protein, translating into MTGRWQPRLDPEVPPIGATSTSRGPEQRVAAFTLAALLVVGALMGSINLFVDEVLRDGPARWVYGATMGLLVVMAAPLFVRQRAGRWHMFGLVLLGDLIYVVVVLCVQDPVLYATPLMLLFPAFVAAWFLGPWEFGANLIATTAACLVGLWPSHDDPVALGVQVGVSAGMLNAGALGVFVLRRRVQRLLVATQTLTRLDPLTGLFNRRFLVEQAPRLWRQARRDGSRVAALVLDLDHFKRLNDAHGHAAGDAVLRAVAESLASTVRPSDILARTGGEELVVIGLVSDPDEAAHLAERLRFAVAGGRTPDGHAVTASIGVALTRPADGESPTDGLWRLVDRADAAMYEAKRQGRDRVVARWVPQARSPLADEVAVPAASDVA; encoded by the coding sequence ATGACTGGCCGGTGGCAGCCCCGCCTCGACCCCGAGGTCCCTCCGATCGGCGCCACGTCGACCAGCCGCGGCCCGGAGCAGCGGGTCGCCGCCTTCACGCTCGCCGCCCTGCTCGTCGTGGGCGCGCTCATGGGATCGATCAACCTGTTCGTCGACGAAGTGCTCCGCGACGGTCCCGCGCGCTGGGTCTACGGCGCGACCATGGGGCTGCTGGTCGTGATGGCCGCGCCTCTGTTCGTCCGGCAGCGGGCCGGTCGCTGGCACATGTTCGGGCTGGTCCTGCTGGGCGACCTCATCTACGTGGTCGTGGTGCTGTGCGTCCAGGACCCGGTCCTCTACGCCACCCCGCTCATGCTCCTGTTCCCGGCCTTCGTCGCCGCGTGGTTCCTGGGCCCGTGGGAGTTCGGCGCGAACCTGATCGCCACGACGGCCGCGTGTCTGGTCGGCCTCTGGCCGAGCCACGACGATCCCGTCGCCCTCGGCGTCCAGGTCGGGGTCAGTGCAGGGATGCTGAACGCGGGTGCACTCGGCGTCTTCGTGCTCCGCCGCCGGGTGCAGCGACTGCTGGTCGCCACCCAGACCCTGACGAGGCTCGACCCGCTCACCGGCCTGTTCAACCGGCGCTTCCTCGTCGAGCAGGCGCCGCGGCTGTGGCGGCAGGCCCGTCGCGACGGCAGCCGGGTGGCGGCGCTGGTGCTCGACCTCGACCACTTCAAGCGGCTCAACGACGCCCACGGGCACGCGGCGGGCGACGCCGTCCTGCGTGCGGTGGCCGAGTCCCTGGCTTCCACCGTCCGGCCCAGCGACATCCTGGCGCGTACCGGCGGCGAGGAGCTGGTGGTGATCGGACTGGTCAGCGACCCCGATGAGGCCGCGCACCTCGCCGAGCGGCTGCGGTTCGCGGTCGCCGGCGGCCGTACGCCCGACGGCCACGCGGTGACGGCCTCGATCGGCGTCGCGCTGACGCGGCCCGCCGACGGCGAGAGCCCCACCGACGGGTTGTGGCGGCTGGTCGACCGGGCCGACGCCGCGATGTACGAGGCGAAACGGCAGGGTCGGGACCGGGTCGTCGCCCGCTGGGTGCCGCAGGCCCGGTCGCCGCTGGCCGACGAGGTAGCGGTACCTGCCGCCAGCGACGTCGCCTGA